From Arthrobacter sp. FW306-2-2C-D06B, a single genomic window includes:
- a CDS encoding GNAT family N-acetyltransferase → MEGLRSLFDAEYYEKCGPWNPDSPYGYSPADVHVLAANSLGIIGHVGFQRRLIDVGSIEVPVGGTGGVLVASRARGTGLGTLLMRRVREAMHTAGVDFGYLGCREDVAPFYESCWWQRIRTRARCFSRLDGTTVIESTDTPILICSAAKPVASWPSGPIDLRGTPW, encoded by the coding sequence ATTGAGGGCCTTCGGTCCCTCTTCGACGCCGAGTATTACGAGAAGTGCGGTCCGTGGAACCCCGACTCTCCCTACGGGTATTCGCCAGCCGATGTTCATGTCCTCGCAGCCAATAGTCTGGGCATCATCGGCCATGTCGGATTCCAGAGGAGGCTGATCGACGTCGGCTCCATCGAGGTCCCGGTGGGAGGCACCGGCGGGGTACTTGTAGCATCTCGAGCGCGAGGGACGGGACTCGGCACCCTGCTGATGAGGCGCGTGCGGGAGGCTATGCACACGGCTGGCGTGGATTTCGGGTACCTCGGCTGCCGTGAAGACGTGGCACCGTTCTATGAGTCCTGCTGGTGGCAACGGATCCGCACACGAGCGCGGTGTTTTTCACGACTGGACGGAACCACAGTGATCGAATCCACGGATACCCCGATCCTGATCTGCTCCGCCGCTAAACCCGTCGCATCGTGGCCCTCCGGTCCGATCGACCTTCGGGGAACACCTTGGTAG
- a CDS encoding AAA family ATPase, translating to MRNYLVEGVSGAGKTSVCRELRRRGYHAINGDRELAYQGDPMSGEPREGVTGLAVHEHHIWHVEEVKSLVADHRNSMTFFCGGSRNFTDFIDLFDEVFVLTIDHSTLLRRLGERSADEWGGSGRQAERELIERLHCTGADVPSTGVKIDATLSLSAVVDEILRRVKI from the coding sequence ATGCGGAACTATCTTGTTGAGGGCGTTTCAGGGGCTGGTAAGACCTCTGTGTGCCGCGAACTCCGGCGGCGCGGATATCACGCGATCAATGGTGATCGGGAACTTGCCTATCAAGGTGATCCGATGTCCGGAGAACCCCGGGAAGGTGTCACTGGCCTTGCTGTCCACGAACATCACATCTGGCACGTAGAAGAAGTGAAGTCGCTTGTTGCTGATCACAGGAATTCGATGACGTTCTTCTGCGGTGGGTCAAGGAACTTCACGGACTTCATTGACCTGTTCGACGAAGTCTTCGTTTTGACCATCGACCACTCAACGCTGCTGCGTCGGCTGGGTGAGCGAAGCGCGGATGAGTGGGGAGGAAGTGGTCGGCAGGCAGAGCGTGAGTTGATCGAGCGCCTTCACTGCACGGGGGCCGACGTTCCTTCGACTGGCGTGAAAATCGATGCAACCTTATCTTTGTCGGCTGTCGTCGACGAGATCCTTCGACGAGTGAAGATTTAG
- a CDS encoding NUDIX domain-containing protein — MHDSRIVDVAIHDVSIAHMAEEGLLAWFQSKWLKDPRPLAADVWVFSPDFQRILVVQHRWRGLVPPGGRVEQGETPRDGATRELAEETGIELTVADRPAFAAARSYRSDWSATLNLSYWAIADPETKLNPEAGQPARWVDIGADWRTFHKSDAAVIARFAEQQNT; from the coding sequence GTGCACGACAGCCGCATTGTTGACGTGGCCATCCATGACGTGTCCATTGCGCACATGGCAGAAGAAGGTCTCCTGGCCTGGTTCCAGTCGAAATGGCTCAAGGATCCGCGCCCCCTGGCAGCCGATGTGTGGGTGTTCTCGCCGGACTTCCAACGGATACTCGTCGTTCAGCATCGCTGGCGCGGCCTCGTGCCGCCCGGCGGACGGGTAGAACAGGGCGAGACCCCGCGCGACGGAGCAACTCGCGAGCTTGCGGAAGAGACGGGAATTGAACTTACTGTCGCCGACCGTCCGGCGTTCGCAGCGGCCCGCTCATATCGATCAGACTGGTCAGCGACGCTGAACTTGTCATATTGGGCGATTGCCGACCCTGAAACAAAGCTCAATCCGGAGGCCGGCCAACCCGCGCGCTGGGTCGACATTGGTGCAGACTGGCGAACTTTCCATAAATCGGATGCCGCTGTGATAGCCCGGTTTGCAGAACAACAGAACACCTAA
- a CDS encoding helicase associated domain-containing protein: protein MTERRFESREEWELMYRSGLTQARIADLCSVPQRDVNRAIGWAKRWDASLQEGHLANRPPVTQTKAGLTVGWLARREEFAAFLFREGRTPSGSSTDPAEKALGRWLSVQRSASRRGTLLPARRASLDATGSWHERSRAGRDTAAWVERLQYLAAYWSEHERWPSYKNSADEAERSIGTWLHVQRLKLSRGLLVSARLEALDEVVPGWNTWRPPRRA, encoded by the coding sequence ATGACTGAGCGTCGTTTCGAGAGCCGTGAGGAGTGGGAGCTCATGTACCGCAGCGGGCTCACCCAGGCTCGGATCGCTGATCTGTGTTCCGTGCCGCAACGGGACGTCAACCGGGCCATCGGGTGGGCCAAGCGCTGGGACGCATCTTTGCAAGAGGGACATCTGGCGAACCGGCCCCCGGTTACCCAGACCAAAGCCGGACTGACGGTCGGATGGCTCGCCCGGCGCGAAGAGTTTGCAGCCTTCCTCTTCAGAGAGGGCCGCACACCGTCGGGCAGCAGTACCGATCCTGCCGAGAAGGCACTCGGACGCTGGTTAAGTGTTCAACGATCCGCGAGCCGGCGCGGGACCCTCCTGCCTGCCCGGCGGGCATCGCTGGATGCCACGGGCAGTTGGCATGAGCGCTCCCGGGCCGGACGTGACACAGCTGCCTGGGTCGAGCGTCTGCAGTATCTCGCAGCATATTGGTCAGAGCATGAACGCTGGCCGTCCTACAAGAACAGCGCCGATGAAGCCGAACGCTCTATCGGAACGTGGCTGCACGTGCAGCGGCTGAAGCTCTCTCGCGGCCTGCTGGTGAGCGCACGGCTGGAGGCGCTTGATGAGGTCGTTCCAGGCTGGAACACTTGGCGGCCTCCGCGGCGGGCCTGA
- a CDS encoding dihydrofolate reductase family protein → MTAIYTWDVFTTLDGFGSYNAHGDWGGYWGKQGPEFLDRRAAQYGEELRLVLGANTFRMFQRFLGTLSRDSEAIDPVNTRMKHQPTTVLSSTLEEPLDWPDATLAHGDAADVVARLKDESEIPLRSHGSLSLNRTLMAAGLVDRLQVTIFPVISGQTGDAPIFAGAADFDLELIESRTLDGRTQELLYLPTRHH, encoded by the coding sequence ATGACTGCAATCTACACCTGGGACGTGTTCACCACCCTCGATGGCTTCGGCTCGTACAACGCCCACGGCGACTGGGGCGGTTACTGGGGCAAACAAGGTCCCGAGTTCCTGGATCGCCGCGCCGCACAGTACGGCGAAGAACTGCGGCTGGTCCTAGGAGCGAACACGTTCCGGATGTTCCAGCGGTTCCTCGGAACGCTCTCGCGGGATTCAGAGGCCATCGATCCCGTGAACACCAGGATGAAGCACCAGCCCACGACAGTGCTCTCGTCCACGCTGGAAGAGCCTCTCGACTGGCCCGATGCGACTCTGGCACACGGCGACGCCGCCGATGTCGTCGCACGGCTCAAAGATGAATCCGAGATCCCGCTTCGCTCGCACGGTAGCCTCTCGCTGAACCGGACCCTTATGGCCGCTGGCCTCGTTGACCGGCTCCAAGTGACCATCTTCCCGGTGATTAGCGGCCAGACCGGAGACGCACCGATCTTCGCCGGTGCCGCCGACTTCGACCTGGAGCTGATCGAGAGTCGTACGCTCGACGGCCGCACCCAGGAACTCCTCTACCTTCCCACTCGGCATCACTGA
- a CDS encoding helix-turn-helix domain-containing protein — protein MSEPKPPPPLRFLTVEQTAEFLNVGQPLIRSLLKAGELRGIQIGGRNTWRIGLEDIQSYIDEAYRRTAARIAAGEIDESLPGEDD, from the coding sequence ATGTCTGAACCGAAGCCTCCGCCGCCACTGCGATTCCTTACAGTAGAGCAAACGGCTGAGTTCCTGAACGTAGGACAGCCTTTGATCAGATCGCTTCTGAAGGCCGGTGAATTGCGGGGAATTCAGATCGGCGGACGTAATACCTGGCGCATCGGTCTGGAGGACATTCAAAGCTACATTGACGAGGCGTACCGGAGAACTGCTGCGCGTATTGCCGCCGGAGAGATCGACGAATCACTGCCTGGAGAAGATGACTGA